In a single window of the Coffea eugenioides isolate CCC68of chromosome 3, Ceug_1.0, whole genome shotgun sequence genome:
- the LOC113766044 gene encoding uncharacterized protein LOC113766044, producing MDKRWMSMSRSSDEYKAGLEDFLDFAFTNGSIGEMILCPCIRCGNGVFVTREQAKSHLIWKGFIKGYTQWLAHGELSSNLHHTSSHGSSNEVPPLNPIDDMQGLLQDAVGVLNQNLDVGERLEPEQPNIEAEKFYNLINDSKQPLYPDCPQFSKLSFLVRLLHIKCLSKMPDSVFNTLLDLLRQALPEGVNLPNSYYEAKKTMKELGLGYEKYDACPNDCTLYWGKDESKIKCDTCKHLRWEGTKDDPTGEKRKVPHKVLWHFPLKPRLQRLFMSSKTASSMKWHVEGRTKDGRMRHPADTPVWQSFDYQNPEFAKDPRNVRLGLASDGFNPFKSMNVNHSTWPVVLMPYNLPPWMCMKQPYFMLSLLIPGPYAPGNNIDVYLQPLIAELKELWDVGMTTYDASSKENFQMHAALLWTISDFPGYANLSGWSTKGYLACPVCHKHTVSHHLRHGSKQCYMGHRRFLEKEHSYRKDKRNFDGKEEHRVAPPRLTGDMILEELRSYKIKFGKAVNDNPELPFNWKKQSIFFDLPYWKNNLLRHCLDVMHIEKNVCETIVRTLLNVDGKYDNLGVRRDLEEMGIRAGLHPITDEFGRAYLPPTCFYLDKKEKELFCKILKKVKVPDGYSATISKSVHLKPSKLTGLKKIYVVKLFVLGNCFVWKRKLLLYYAS from the exons ATGGATAAAAGATGGATGAGTATGTCACGATCAAGTGATGAGTATAAAGCTGGTTTAGaagattttcttgattttgcatTTACGAATGGAAGTATAGGGGAGATGATTTTATGCCCATGCATTAGGTGTGGGAATGGGGTATTTGTCACGAGAGAGCAGGCCAAATCACACTTGATATGGAAAGGATTTATTAAGGGATATACTCAATGGTTAGCTCATGGAGAGCTATCTTCGAATTTGCATCATACATCTTCACATGGCTCATCAAATGAAGTTCCACCACTCAATCCCATAGATGATATGCAGGGGTTGTTACAAGATGCAGTAGGAGTTCTAAACCAGAACCTAGATGTGGGAGAAAGATTAGAACCAGAACAGCCGAATATTGAGGCAGAAAAATTCTACAATTTAATAAATGATTCGAAGCAGCCCCTTTATCCAGATTGCCCGCAATTCTCTAAACTATCTTTTCTGGTCCGCTTGTTACATATTAAATGTCTCAGCAAAATGCCCGATTCTGTATTTAATACACTTCTTGATTTGTTGAGGCAAGCACTCCCAGAAGGTGTAAATCTACCCAATTCTTATTATGAAGCaaaaaaaacaatgaaagaACTAGGACTTGGATACGAAAAATATGATGCATGTCCTAATGATTGCACATTGTATTGGGGAAAAGATGAATCAAAGATAAAATGTGACACTTGTAAGCATCTACGGTGGGAAGGAACAAAGGATGATCCTACTGGTGAAAAAAGAAAGGTTCCCCACAAGGTTTTGTGGCACTTTCCGCTTAAACCCAGATTGCAGCGTCTGTTCATGTCATCTAAAACAGCATCTTCCATGAAATGGCATGTCGAGGGTCGTACTAAGGATGGTCGCATGAGACATCCTGCAGATACTCCGGTTTGGCAATCATTTGATTACCAAAATCCCGAATTTGCAAAAGATCCTCGTAATGTCAGATTGGGTTTAGCTTCTGATGGATTTAATCCATTTAAATCTATGAATGTGAACCATAGTACATGGCCGGTAGTACTGATGCCTTATAATTTGCCACCATGGATGTGCATGAAACAGCCATACTTTATGTTGTCACTACTCATTCCTGGCCCATATGCACCTGGGAATAACATTGATGTTTACCTTCAACCTCTTATAGCTGAGTTGAAGGAATTGTGGGATGTAGGTATGACTACTTATGATGCATcatcaaaggaaaattttcagatGCATGCTGCTTTACTTTGGACCATTAGTGATTTTCCTGGTTATGCTAATTTATCTGGTTGGAGTACTAAAGGTTATTTAGCATGTCCAGTATGTCATAAGCATACCGTTTCACACCATTTAAGACATGGTTCAAAACAATGTTACATGGGTCATCGGCGATTTCTGGAAAAGGAGCATTCATATCGAAAAGATAAACGTAACTTTGATGGAAAGGAAGAACATAGAGTTGCACCACCCCGCTTGACAGGTGATATGATCTTGGAGGAGTTGAGGTcttataaaatcaaatttgGGAAGGCAGTCAATGATAACCCTGAATTACCCTTTAACTGGAAGAAACAAAGCATTTTTTTTGACTTGCCATATTGGAAGAACAATTTGTTACGTCATTGTCTTGATGTCATGCATATTGAGAAAAATGTATGTGAGACAATAGTTAGAACATTATTGAATGTGGATGGCAAGTATGATAACCTTGGTGTACGGCGTGATTTGGAAGAAATGGGCATACGAGCAGGTCTTCATCCTATTACAGATGAGTTTGGGAGAGCATACTTGCCTCCAACATGTTTCTATTTGGATAAGAAGGAGAAAGAGTTATTCTGTAAAATTCTGAAAAAGGTTAAAGTACCGGATGGTTATTCAGCCACAATTTCAAAGTCCGTGCATTTGAAACCTTCCAAGCTAACCGGACTTAAGA AGATTTATGTTGTAAAGCTCTTTGTCCTCGGGAACTGCTTCGTATGGAAAAGGAAATTGCTGTTGTACTATGCCAGTTAG
- the LOC113766769 gene encoding uncharacterized protein LOC113766769 encodes MVHLTTHLATEARIAGPVHYRWMYPIERYLCTLKNYVRNRSRPEGSIAEGYLVDECLTFCSLYLSDEVTTKFNRSSRNEDGGESSTEGLEIFSIQGRPLGKGNSVVMDDETIKKAHQYVIFNCEAMDPYINQHRKLVEEQHLRSSKHEKERIHSETFANWFDSHVDDFLPENEVISKDLRLLAKGPNVVGLKYERYIVNGFRFHTKYLESKRKNQNSGVIVTAITSSFASTKDMNPVSSDLAYYGVLKDILELDYGGGRRVVLFDCDWVSKGKRLKQDDDGFTLVNFMNVKRHHEPFVLASQVKQVFYVEDPLDKGWNVVIPTVPRDDLKMDPIDVEMYLQSQPSSSHQRETFDDINWVREGVIGEIVDTTRVASSSKG; translated from the exons ATGGTGCATTTGACCACTCATTTAGCAACCGAAGCAAGGATAGCTGGTCCAGTACATTATCGTTGGATGTATCCGATTGAAAG GTACCTATGCACTTTGAAAAATTATGTACGAAATAGAAGTCGGCCTGAAGGTTCAATTGCAGAGGGGTACCTAGTTGATGAGTGCTTGACATTTTGCTCTCTCTACTTGTCTGATGAAGTGACAACTAAGTTCAATCGATCAAGTAGAAATGAAGATGGAGGTGAAAGTTCAACTGAAGGACTTGAGATTTTTTCTATACAAGGTCGGCCATTAGGAAAAGGAAATTCAGTTGTAATGGATGATGAAACCATAAAAAAGGCACATCAATATGTGATATTCAATTGTGAAGCCATGGATCCATATATCAA CCAACATCGTAAATTGGTTGAAGAGCAGCATTTGcgtagttcaaaacatgaaaaggAGCGGATTCATAGTGAGACATTTGCAAATTGGTTTGACAGCCAT GTGGATGATTTTCTACCCGAGAATGAAGTTATCTCAAAAGATTTGAGATTATTGGCCAAGGGTCCAAATGTTGTGGGTTTGAAGTATGAGAGATACATTGTGAATGGTTTTAGATTTCATACAAAATatttggagagcaaaagaaaaaatcagaATAGTGGGGTGATTGTTACTGCAATAACATCAAGTTTCGCAAGCACCAAGGATATGAATCCGGTTTCAAGTGACTTGGCCTATTATGGTGTCTTAAAGGATATTCTGGAATTGGACTATGGTGGAGGTCGAAGAGTGGTTTTGTTTGACTGTGATTGGGTCTCTAAGGGGAAACGATTGAAACAAGATGATGATGGGtttacacttgtgaattttatGAATGTGAAGCGCCACCATGAACCCTTCGTTCTTGCATCCCAAGTGAAACAAGTATTTTACGTGGAGGATCCTTTGGATAAGGGGTGGAATGTTGTTATTCCAACTGTACCACGAGATGATTTGAAGATGGATCCCATAGATGTTGAGATGTACTTGCAAAGTCAGCCTTCAAGTAGTCATCAAAGAGAGACATTTGATGATATTAATTGGGTTCGAGAAGGTGTCATAGGAGAAATAGTTGATACTACTAGAGTGGCATCTAGTTCCAAGGGATGA
- the LOC113766045 gene encoding uncharacterized protein LOC113766045, translating into MARTRGGSSYRGSRSFQLRDEDPENLENEEGTGGGSDDDQEPKKTRGPTYMRHIWGRHGTDKRIKVKFNTLGEPVGTNRSKFNEFLGALARIGKYAPIDIDSWRKVPKSLKNDMIDVVKEKFDLPIGIEERVKQSVGKKWRSWKHALKKTYFNPNESIESQVLKRPKRVLPQQWRNILTKWLSEEAKSISATNKEHRKKKKMNHSTGKKPFAQVRVEKEKEVGHSLSRADMFTICYTNSNGVPSSFEVGEKMEEMESLKNQLPEGEEDNVGRNDVYAKVMGEERSGRVRTYGLGVTQSDLWGDIPSRSTCFRLVMEQSAAMSKMERRIQQLESIQQGRSQGQISPSSQRHTSQSSNAISRPIKVGDKVTIRSMVDSSKICAVGVVRNLDPTAEVGDIPLGSHWCEIHVNVPVENDEELMRPYHNFLKIGDAIGVAVAWPINLVILEEN; encoded by the exons ATGGCGAGAACAAGAGGAGGTTCAAGCTATCGAGGATCAAGGAGCTTTCAATTGCGTGATGAAGATcctgaaaatttggaaaatgagGAAGGCACTG GTGGTGGTTCTGATGATGATCAGGAGCCTAAGAAAACTCGGGGACCAACTTATATGAGACACATTTGGGGTAGACATGGTACTGACAAGCGAATTAAAGTGAAATTCAATACACTTGGTGAGCCAGTTGGTACAAATAGAAGCAAATTCAATGAATTTTTGGGAGCATTGGCAAGAATTGGAAAATATGCACCAATTGACATTGATAGTTGGCGTAAAGTTCCCAAGTCTTTAAAGAATGACATGATAGATGTAGTAAAG GAAAAATTTGATCTCCCTATTGGCATAGAAGAACGAGTTAAGCAATCAGTAGgaaagaaatggagaagctGGAAGCATGCTCTCAAGAAAACTTATTTCAATCCAAATGAGTCAATTGAAAGTCAAGTGCTTAAAAGACCAAAACGAGTTCTTCCACAGCAATGGAGAAATATTTTGACTAAATGGCTTTCCGAAGAGGCAAAG AGCATATCTGCAACAAACAAGGAGCaccgaaagaagaaaaagatgaatCATAGTACAGGGAAAAAGCCATTTGCTCAAGTTCGAGTAGAAAAG GAAAAAGAGGTTGGGCATTCTCTCTCTAGAGCAGATATGTTCACCATATGCTACACTAATTCTAATGGAGTGCCATCTAGTTTTGAAGTTGGGGAAAAAATG GAGGAGATGGAAAGCTTAAAAAATCAACTTCCggaaggagaagaagataatGTGGGTAGGAATGACGTGTATGCAAAAGTAATGGGTGAAGAAAGGAGTGGAAGAGTTCGTACATATGGTTTAGGAGTTACACAATCTGATTTGTGGGGCGATATACCAAGTCGTTCAACATGTTTTCGCTTGGTTATGGAACAAAGCGCTGCGATGTCAAAAATGGAGCGAAGAATTCAGCAACTAGAATCAATTCAACAAGGAAGATCACAAGGACAAATTTCGCCATCTTCGCAAAGACATACTTCACAGTCATCAAATGCTATTTCTCGGCCAATAAAA GTTGGGGATAAAGTTACAATAAGAAGCATGGTTGATTCGTCCAAAATTTGTGCTGTTGGTGTGGTTAGAAATTTGGATCCAACTGCTGAAGTTGGTGACATACCTTTGGGATCACATTGGTGTGAAATTCATGTGAATGTGCCTGTGGAGAATGATGAAGAGCTAATGAGGCCATACCATAATTTTCTCAAGATTGGAGATGCAATTGGAGTAGCTGTTGCTTGGCCAATAAACCTG GTGATTCTTGAAGAAAACTAA
- the LOC113766046 gene encoding crocetin glucosyltransferase, chloroplastic-like, translated as MAQPHILIVSYPAQGHINPSLQLANKFIKIGVEVTFATSHFALPVVPKASCKVSNDFHFAAISDGYPDGFKPQGLDVDHVNALKKYGPETLRNVIQASAETGRPVTCIVHTLILTWAAEVAREYHIPWTLLWIQPATVLGITYYYFNGYEDEIRNCYEPSWSIQMPGAPLLTTLDLPSFMLPSSSSTQNVALLLVKEQMKMIDEEENSYVLVNTFDALEPRALKAIDKYNLIGIGPLIDFPFSEGSGDVMQKEEYYMGWLKSQPRSSVVYVAFGSLLTPSKHQMEKIARGTTTKMSFYDI; from the coding sequence ATGGCACAACCACACATTTTGATTGTGAGTTATCCAGCCCAAGGCCACATTAATCCGTCCCTTCAATTGGCCAACAAATTCATCAAAATTGGAGTAGAAGTTACCTTCGCCACCAGCCATTTTGCCCTGCCGGTTGTCCCCAAAGCCTCATGCAAAGTATCTAACGACTTCCATTTTGCAGCCATTTCAGATGGTTATCCTGATGGATTCAAACCTCAAGGTCTCGATGTTGATCATGTCAACGCACTCAAAAAATACGGTCCAGAAACCCTTCGAAATGTAATCCAAGCTAGCGCTGAAACAGGTCGTCCTGTTACCTGCATTGTCCACACTTTAATCCTCACATGGGCTGCAGAGGTGGCGCGTGAATATCACATTCCATGGACTCTCCTTTGGATTCAACCAGCCACAGTTCTGGGAATAACTTACTATTATTTCAATGGATATGAAGATGAGATCAGGAATTGTTATGAGCCCTCCTGGTCCATTCAAATGCCGGGAGCACCATTGCTCACAACACTTGATCTTCCTTCTTTTATGCTTCCCTCAAGCTCAAGTACACAGAATGTTGCTCTTTTATTGGTTAaggagcaaatgaagatgatagatgaagaagaaaattcgTATGTGCTGGTGAATACTTTTGATGCACTTGAGCCTCGTGCTCTCAAAGCGATTGACAAGTATAACCTGATTGGAATTGGACCGTTGATTGACTTTCCTTTTTCAGAAGGAAGTGGTGATGTTATGCAGAAGGAGGAATATTATATGGGGTGGTTGAAATCACAGCCTAGATCATCAGTTGTCTATGTCGCATTTGGCAGTCTTTTGACGCCATCGAAACATCAGATGGAGAAGATTGCAAGAGGCACTACTacaaaaatgtcattttatgacATTTAA